A part of Gambusia affinis linkage group LG21, SWU_Gaff_1.0, whole genome shotgun sequence genomic DNA contains:
- the LOC122824392 gene encoding cullin-1, with protein sequence MSSNRTQNPHGLKQIGLDQIWDDLRSGIQQVYTRQSMAKSRYMELYTHVYNYCTSVHQSSQARGSVPPAKPSKKSTTPGGAQFVGLELYKRLKEFLKNYLTSLLKDGEDLMDECVLKFYTQQWEDYRFSSKVLNGICAYLNRHWVRRECDEGRKGIYEIYSLALVTWRECLFRPLNKQVTNAVLKLIERERNGETINTRLISGVVQSYVELGLNEEDAFAKGPTLSVYKEYFECQFLTDTERFYTRESTEFLQQNPVTEYMKKAEARLLEEQRRVQVYLHESTQDELARKCEQVLIEKHLEIFHTEFQNLLDADKNEDLGRMYNLVSRITDGLGELKKLLETHIHNQGLAAIEKCGEAALNDPKVYVQTTLDVHKKYNALVMSAFNNDAGFVAALDKACGRFINNNAVTRMAQSSSKSPELLARYCDSLLKKSSKNPEEAELEDTLNQVMVVFKYIEDKDVFQKFYAKMLAKRLVHQNSASDDAEASMISKLKQACGFEYTSKLQRMFQDIGVSKDLNEQFKKHLSNSEPLDLDFSIQVLSSGSWPFQQSCTFALPSELERSYQRFTAFYASRHSGRKLTWLYHLSKGELVTNCFKNRYTLQASTFQMAILLQYNTEDSYTVQQLTDSTQIKTDILVQVLQILLKSKLLVLEDENANVDEVEFKPDTVIKLFLGYKNKKLRVNINVPMKTEQKQEQETTHKNIEEDRKLLIQAAIVRIMKMRKVLKHQQLLAEVLNQLSSRFKPRVPVIKKCIDILIEKEYLERVDGEKDTYSYLA encoded by the exons ATGTCGTCCAACCGGACCCAGAACCCCCACGGACTGAAACAGATCGGCCTGGACCAGATATGGGACGACCTGCGGTCCGGCATCCAGCAGGTCTACACGCGGCAGAGCATGGCCAAGTCGCGCTACATGGAGCTCTACAC ACATGTCTATAACTACTGCACCAGCGTCCACCAGTCCAGCCAGGCCCGGGGCTCCGTCCCTCCAGCCAAACCCTCCAAGAAGTCCACCACTCCGGGCGGGGCGCAGTTCGTCGGCCTGGAACTCTACAAGCGGCTCAAGGAGTTTCTGAAGAACTACCTGACCAGCCTGCTGAAG GACGGCGAGGACCTGATGGACGAGTGCGTTCTGAAGTTCTACACGCAGCAGTGGGAGGACTACCGCTTCTCCAGCAAGGTCCTGAACGGGATCTGCGCCTACCTCAACCGCCACTGGGTCCGGCGGGAGTGTGACGAGGGGCGGAAAGGCATCTACGAGATCTACTCT CTGGCTCTGGTCACCTGGAGGGAGTGTTTATTCCGACCTCTAAACAAGCAG GTGACGAACGCGGTCCTGAAGCTGATCGAGAGGGAGAGGAACGGCGAGACCATCAACACCCGGCTGATCAGCGGCGTCGTCCAGTCCTACG tggAGCTGGGCCTGAACGAGGAGGACGCCTTCGCCAAGGGACCCACGCTGTCCGTCTACAAGGAATACTTCGAGTGCCAGTTCCTGACCGACACGGAGCGTTTCTACACGCGCGAGAGCACCGAgttcctgcagcagaacccGGTCACCGAGTACATGAAGAAG GCCGAGGCCCGGCTGCTGGAGGAGCAGCGCCGCGTCCAGGTCTACCTGCACGAGTCCACGCAGGACGAACTGGCCCGCAAGTGTGAGCAGGTTCTGATCGAGAAGCACCTGGAGATCTTCCACACCGAGTTCCAGAACCTGCTGGATGCCGACAAGAACGAAG ATCTGGGCCGGATGTACAACCTGGTGTCGCGGATCACGGACGGGCTGGGCGAACTCAAGAAGCTGCTGGAGACCCACATCCACAACCAGGGCCTGGCCGCCATCGAGAAGTGTGGCGAGGCGGCGCTCAAC GACCCCAAAGTCTACGTCCAAACCACGCTGGACGTCCACAAGAAGTACAACGCGCTGGTCATGTCTGCCTTCAACAACGACGCCGGCTTCGTGGCCGCGCTCGACAAG GCCTGCGGTCGCTTCATCAACAACAACGCCGTCACCAGGATGGCCCAGTCCTCCAGCAAATCCCCCGAGCTGCTGGCCCGATACTGCGACTCCCTGCTGAagaagag CTCCAAGAACCCGGAGGAGGCGGAGCTTGAAGACACGCTGAACCAAGTG atgGTTGTGTTCAAGTACATCGAGGACAAAGACGTTTTCCAGAAGTTTTACGCCAAGATGCTGGCCAAGCGCCTGGTGCACCAGAACAGCGCCAGCGACGACGCCGAGGCCAGCATGATCTCCAAGCTGAAG caaGCCTGTGGCTTTGAATACACGTCCAAGCTGCAGCGGATGTTCCAGGACATCGGCGTCAGCAAAGACCTGAACGAACAGTTCAAGAAGCACCTCAGCAACTCCGAGCCGCTGGACC TGGACTTCAGCATCCAGGTGCTGAGCTCCGGGTCCTGGCCGTTCCAGCAGTCCTGCACCTTCGCTCTGCCCTCAGAG ctggAGCGGAGCTACCAGCGCTTCACGGCGTTCTACGCCAGCAGGCACAGCGGCAGGAAGCTCACCTGGCTCTACCACCTGTCCAAAGGAGAGCTGGTCACCAACTGCTTCAAGAACAG GTACACCCTGCAGGCCTCCACCTTCCAGATGGCCATCCTGCTGCAGTACAACACAGAGGACAGCTACACGGTGCAGCAGCTGACCGACAGCACGCAGATCAAAACC GACATCCTGGTTCAGGTTCTGCAGATCCTGTTAAAGTCCAAGCTGCTG GTTCTGGAGGACGAGAACGCCAACGTGGACGAGGTGGAGTTCAAACCGGACACGGTCATCAAGCTGTTCCTGGGATACAAGAA CAAGAAGCTGAGGGTGAACATCAACGTGCCGATGAAGACGGAGCAGAAACAGGAGCAGGAGACGACCCACAAGAACATCGAGGAGGACCGGAAGCTCCTGATCCAG GCCGCCATAGTGAGGATCATGAAGATGAGGAAGGTTCTGAAGCACCAGCAGCTCCTGGCTGAAGTCCTGAACCAGCTGTCGTCCCGGTTCAAACCCAGAGTTCCCGTCATCAAG AAATGCATCGACATCCTGATAGAGAAGGAGTACCTGGAGCGAGTGGACGGAGAGAAAGACACCTACAGCTACCTGGCCTGA
- the LOC122824373 gene encoding uncharacterized protein LOC122824373 encodes MKRRRKSSVFNERTSSDSMKKDEETSEHEDKLEDQTLSLQSTDIFSPMERRRDESSDLDEPSSDQISHQSEAAEGLSDVLDQETETDPVPLPFLGSETEEITKASEGTPRQPDTESVGSVSSLHGEGGNSLYSFHPFDCGMVVVPPPFFTHEKRNHPFFMNYSWGKPLYQRRVHSLIEEHEADAEQTFQGEEQHTPLDLSLPSNTRFINVSPPAVTSTSTADTSLKRLDFSLSHQDESHSQYVGPSRTVRKMPEVLNISELCYVPHSGNVSTVRPPELPDVIQPMGEQYSRQNSAGNNQDEIMESVGHVSYSVPNRSASTGLLRISKHKKRTIIRRGNISRYQSDSATEMEEKHQEHQNKSLHQGEESSFTNVQSSDLPPRALIPFIAYAQQGALFQHSLSSSTSRKLPIASCIKMEIRSKQLKQAENPAADEDQLERPEDLEQVISPNILTPLPLQQPLTTDSSKEEPISCSMDHNVPLSSDPTQSHSDPNRSASTDLLLPSGSGLRKGDLSNSSPSLLCPLTHQDPPLDVSILPRAASLPNMKLQSSFEEFTPGFCGDAEDETYWFQCSSPGLYQCRVSGLVFDMKGGGDVFYRVVPWNRRFLSQHGKKPAGPLFDISCQQQSVAQLHLPHCEVRSTGRCHFLSVAHLRDESIEFIRPERITETHIIISITGFSAFGNVKDEDSPPDPVRALVLLFYKPPDDPESEHEINVLMLPKNVVLRTVLQFRKKFYENEGFIESPPDCKLQPKKVYSLFTSPGGDPVLLLPKMTAFYWEYYEVYFSSFQVPLRTFRDFTLSLVEEETSNCVWKQCVHLSPPKAKISFFSSERMKEIQSSTIDRISVAKVNPHGAELHSSAVFQTKDVQGQSQPSRFSLFSRLNPFHYQQKIKFDKDKQREIEEKLQKDLYEVDKTQRYSAKLPRSTSSLSKISRYGSIVSVTEHSLDLPTSKIKCKALCLKKKPLKTLKQTYEDHLKQTEELDQFAVPGITPLSLQQPLTTDSSKEELMYCSMDHNVPPSSDPTQSHSDPNRSAYINLPRTSKDRKQISLRMKNRSRYRSGSATEIEERHQDHQNKSFYQRLESSFTNLPSWTWLRLRRFNSQANASSIQHSLSSSTSRKESVGSGIKMETLTENPAADEDQLERPEDLEQVISPNILTPLPLQQPLTTDSSKEEPISCSMDHIVPLSSDPTQSHSVPNRSASTDLLPPSGSGLRKGDLSNSSPSLLCPLTHQDPPLDVSILPRAASLPNMKLQSSFEEFTPGFCGDAEDETYWFQCSSPGLYQCRVSGLVFDMKGGGDVFYRVVPWNRRLLSPHGKKPAGPLFDISCQQQSVAQLHLPHCEVRSTGRCHFLSVAHLRDESVEFIRPERITETHIIISITGFSAFGNVKDEDSPPDPVRALVLLFYKPPDDPESEHEINVLMLPKNVVLNNVLRFRKKLDDNERFLETPPNCKLQPNQFYSLSVSPGGDSVLVQPKEAEFDAESYENYVPTFQVVYEEMMKHVRLSLTDSSSCIVWERRVCLSAAGVRRSSGPTRQNLSPQEQLMEIRISFMEGVSGPVLQSLLDNLLEEKVINDFEREAVEAERTRGDRARVLIDTVRRKGDVASSKMIRFLCELDHHFSERLGLM; translated from the coding sequence ATGAAACGCAgaagaaaaagttcagttttcaatGAAAGAACTTCATCAGATTCAATgaagaaagatgaagaaacatcTGAACACGAAGACAAACTGGAAGATCAAACACTTAGCCTTCAATCTACTGACATTTTCAGTCCCATGGAAAGAAGGAGGGATGAATCCTCAGACCTGGACGAACCGTCTTCTGATCAGATATCTCATCAATCCGAGGCAGCAGAGGGATTATCTGATGTGTTAGACCAAGAAACTGAGACTGATCCAGTTCCACTTCCATTCTTAGGAAGTGAAACTGAGGAAATAACAAAAGCCAGTGAGGGAACACCAAGACAGCCTGATACCGAGTCAGTCGGGTCGGTTTCTTCACTACATGGAGAAGGAGGCAATAGTTTATATTCTTTCCATCCCTTTGATTGTGGGATGGTTGTTGTGCCTCCTCCTTTCTTCACCCATGAAAAAAGGAATCATCCTTTCTTCATGAATTATTCCTGGGGAAAACCCCTCTACCAACGAAGGGTTCATTCATTAATTGAAGAACATGAAGCAGATGCTGAACAAACCTTCCAAGGTGAAGAGCAACACACCCCACTTGATCTTTCTTTACCCTCCAACACTCGTTTCATCAACGTATCACCACCAGCTGTAACCTCTACATCCACTGCAGATACGTCTTTGAAGCGACTCGacttctctctttctcatcAAGATGAATCTCATAGTCAGTATGTGGGACCTTCCAGGACAGTTAGGAAGATGCCTGAGGTTTTAAATATTAGCGAACTCTGCTATGTTCCACATAGTGGGAACGTTTCCACAGTAAGGCCTCCAGAACTTCCTGATGTAATACAACCAATGGGTGAACAATACAGCAGACAAAATTCAGCAGGAAACAACCAAGATGAAATAATGGAGTCGGTTGGACATGTGAGCTACTCCGTCCCAAACAGATCAGCCTCTACTGGCCTTCTCCGGAtttcaaagcacaaaaaacGAACTATAATCAGGAGGGGAAACATATCTAGATATCAATCAGACTCTGCaacagaaatggaagaaaagcatCAGGAgcatcaaaataaatcattacatCAAGGAGAAGAATCCTCTTTCACAAACGTCCAAAGTTCAGATTTGCCTCCACGGGCCCTCATACCCTTTATAGCATATGCGCAACAGGGTGCTTTATTTCAACACTCTCTGAGTTCATCAACTAGTAGAAAACTACCTATAGCATCTTGTATCAAAATGGAAATTCGGAGCAAACAGTTGAAGCAGGCAGAAAATCCTGCAGCTGATGAGGATCAACTGGAAAGACCTGAAGATCTTGAGCAGGTCATATCACCCAACATTTTAACACCTTTACCTCTCCAACAGCCTCTCACCACAGATTCCTCTAAAGAGGAACCAATCAGCTGCTCAATGGATCACAATGTTCCTCTTTCCTCTGATCCGACTCAGAGCCACTCCGACCCAAACAGATCAGCCTCTACTGACCTTCTCCTCCCTTCAGGATCTGGTTTGAGAAAAGGAGACCTCAGTAACTCgtctccttctctcctctgtCCTCTGACTCATCAGGATCCTCCTTTAGACGTCAGTATCTTACCCCGAGCTGCTAGTTTACCCAACATGAAGCTCCAAAGCAGCTTTGAGGAGTTTACTCCTGGTTTCTGTGGAGATGCAGAAGATGAAACCTACTGGTTCCAGTGCTCCAGTCCAGGCCTGTACCAGTGCAGAGTGAGCGGCCTGGTGTTTGACATGAAGGGAGGAGGAGACGTGTTTTACAGGGTTGTTCCCTGGAACAGGAGATTTCTGAGCCAACATGGCAAGAAGCCTGCAGGACCTCTGTTTGACATCAGCTGCCAGCAGCAGTCTGTGGCTCAGCTTCATCTCCCTCACTGTGAGGTCCGCTCCACAGGacgatgtcacttcctgtcagtcGCTCATCTACGTGACGAAAGCATCGAGTTCATCAGGCCTGAGAGGATCACAGAGACTCacatcatcatcagcatcaCAGGGTTTTCTGCTTTTGGGAACGTCAAGGACGAAGATTCTCCTCCTGACCCGGTCCGAGCCTTGGTTCTGCTGTTCTACAAACCTCCAGATGATCCCGAGTCAGAACACGAGATTAATGTGTTGATGCTGCCAAAGAACGTTGTTCTCAGAACTGTACTGCAATTTAGGAAGAAGTTTTATGAGAATGAAGGATTCATAGAGTCGCCTCCAGACTGTAAACTGCAGCCAAAGAAGGTTTACTCTCTGTTCACGTCTCCTGGAGGAGATCCAGTTCTGCTTCTTCCCAAAATGACAGCGTTTTATTGGGAGTATTATGAAGTCTACTTTTCATCGTTTCAGGTGCCATTAAGAACCTTTAGAGATTTTACCCTGAGTTTGGTGGAGGAGGAGACTTCTAACTGTGTTTGGAAACAGTGTGTTCATCTTTCACCTCCGAAAGCAAAAATTAGCTTCTTTTCAAGCGAGCGGATGAAAGAAATACAAAGCAGCACAATCGATCGGATATCAGTAGCAAAAGTTAATCCACATGGTGCTGAACTTCattcttctgctgttttccaGACAAAGGATGTTCAAGGCCAGAGCCAGCCATCACGTTTCTCTTTGTTCTCCAGATTGAACCCTTTCCATtatcaacagaaaataaaatttgacaaagacaaacaacGAGAAATTGAAGAAAAGCTTCAGAAAGATCTATATGAAgtagataaaacacaaagatataGCGCAAAATTACCAAGATCAACTTCATCCCTGTCAAAAATAAGCAGGTATGGGTCAATTGTTTCTGTAACTGAACATTCTCTAGATTTACCaactagtaaaataaaatgcaaagcatTGTGTCTCAAGAAGAAACCTCTAAAAACCTTGAAGCAGACTTATGAAGATCATCTCAAACAAACTGAAGAACTTGACCAATTCGCAGTCCCAGGGATAACACCTTTATCTCTCCAACAGCCTCTCACCACAGATTCATCTAAAGAGGAACTAATGTACTGCTCAATGGATCACAATGTTCCTCCTTCCTCTGATCCGACTCAGAGCCACTCCGACCCAAACAGATCAGCCTATATTAACCTTCCCCGGACTTCAAAGGACAGGAAACAAATTTCACTCAGGATGAAAAACAGATCTAGATATCGATCAGGCTCTGCCACAGAAATTGAAGAAAGGCATCAGGAccatcaaaataaatcattttatcaaAGATTAGAATCCTCTTTCACAAACCTGCCTTCATGGACCTGGCTACGCTTACGTAGGTTTAATTCACAAGCCAATGCTTCTTCAATTCAACACTCTCTGAGTTCATCAACTAGTAGAAAAGAATCTGTAGGATCTGGTATCAAAATGGAAACTCTGACAGAAAATCCTGCAGCTGATGAGGATCAACTGGAAAGACCTGAAGATCTTGAGCAGGTCATATCACCCAACATTTTAACACCTTTACCTCTCCAACAGCCTCTCACCACAGATTCCTCTAAAGAGGAACCAATCAGCTGCTCAATGGATCACATTGTTCCTCTTTCCTCTGATCCGACTCAGAGCCACTCCGTCCCAAACAGATCAGCCTCTACTGACCTTCTCCCTCCTTCAGGATCTGGTTTGAGAAAAGGAGACCTCAGTAACTCgtctccttctctcctctgtCCTCTGACTCATCAGGATCCTCCTTTAGACGTCAGTATCTTACCCCGAGCTGCTAGTTTACCCAACATGAAGCTCCAAAGCAGCTTTGAGGAGTTTACTCCTGGTTTCTGTGGAGATGCAGAAGATGAAACCTACTGGTTCCAGTGCTCCAGTCCAGGCCTGTACCAGTGCAGAGTGAGCGGCCTGGTGTTTGACATGAAGGGAGGAGGAGACGTGTTTTACAGGGTTGTTCCCTGGAACAGGAGATTACTGAGCCCACATGGCAAGAAGCCTGCAGGACCTCTGTTTGACATCAGCTGCCAGCAGCAGTCTGTGGCTCAGCTTCATCTCCCTCACTGTGAGGTCCGCTCCACAGGacgatgtcacttcctgtcagtcGCTCATCTACGTGACGAAAGCGTCGAGTTCATCAGGCCTGAGAGGATCACAGAGACTCacatcatcatcagcatcaCAGGGTTTTCTGCTTTTGGGAACGTCAAGGACGAAGATTCTCCTCCTGACCCGGTCCGAGCCTTGGTTCTGCTGTTCTACAAACCTCCAGATGATCCCGAGTCAGAACACGAGATTAATGTGTTGATGCTGCCAAAAAACGTTGTTCTCAACAATGTTCTACGTTTCAGGAAGAAATTAGACGATAATGAAAGATTCCTGGAGACGCCTCCAAATTGCAAACTGCAGCCGAATCAGTTTtactctctgtctgtctctcctGGTGGCGACTCGGTTCTGGTTCAGCCCAAAGAAGCCGAGTTTGATGCAGAATCCTATGAAAATTACGTCCCAACGTTCCAGGTGGTTTATGAGGAAATGATGAAACACGTCAGACTGTCTCTGACGGACAGCAGCTCCTGCATCGTCTGGGAGAGACGGGTTTGTCTTTCTGCTGCCGGAGTCAGAAGATCCAGTGGACCGACCCGACAGAACCTCAGTCCACAAGAGCAACTGATGGAGATAAGGATCAGTTTTATGGAGGGAGTATCAGGACCGGTTCTGCAGAGTTTGTTGGATAATCTGCTGGAGGAAAAAGTCATCAATGATTTTGAGAGGGAGGCAGTGGAGGCAGAGAGAACCAGAGGAGACAGAGCTCGAGTTTTAATCGACACGGTGAGGAGAAAAGGAGATGTTGCGAGTTCAAAGATGATCCGGTTCCTCTGTGAGCTCGACCATCACTTCTCTGAACGTCTGGGGCTGATGTGA
- the ezh2 gene encoding histone-lysine N-methyltransferase EZH2 has translation MVLTGKRSDKGPACWKRRVKSEYMRLRQQKRFRRADEVKSMFNSNRQKIVERTDTLNQEWKTRRIQPVHIMTSVSSLRASRECTVESGFSEFPRQVIPLKTLNAVASVPVMYSWSPLQQNFMVEDETVLHNIPYMGDEILDQDGTFIEELIKNYDGKVHGDRECGFINDEIFVELVNSMVQYSDNEDDEEEEEQDFKVEKMETCDGKDQPEDGSNDRHVGNEDRSNSDANKKFPSDKIFEAISSMFPDKGSTEELKEKYKELTEQQLPGALPPECTPNIDGPNARSVQREQSLHSFHTLFCRRCFKYDCFLHPFHATPNTYKRKNLENLVNTKPCGAECYMYLVQDGMAREYPAGAERAKTPSKRSLGRRRGRLPNSSSRPGTPTVSSETKDTDSDREGSKDDERDNDKDDEDKKDETTSSSEGNSRCQTPVKMKLTCDPEAVDWTGAEASLFRVLIGTYYDNFCAIARLIGTKTCRQVYEFRVKESAIIARAPAEDEDTPPRKKKRKHRLWATHCRKIQLKKDGSSNHVYNYQPCDHPRQPCDSSCPCVTAQNFCEKFCQCSSECQNRFPGCRCKAQCNTKQCPCYLAVRECDPDLCLTCGAADHWDSKNVSCKNCSIQRGAKKHLLLAPSDVAGWGIFIKEPVQKNEFISEYCGEIISQDEADRRGKVYDKYMCSFLFNLNNDFVVDATRKGNKIRFANHSVNPNCYAKVMMVNGDHRIGIFAKRAIQTGEELFFDYRYSQADALKYVGIEREMEIA, from the exons ATGGTGCTAACAGGGAAGCGTTCGGACAAAGGTCCAGCCTGCTGGAAGAGGAGGGTGAAGTCTGAGTACATGAGGCTCCGGCAGCAGAAACGCTTCAGACGGGCCGACGAGGTCAAG AGCATGTTCAACTCCAACCGCCAGAAGATCGTGGAGCGGACGGACACTCTGAACCAGGAGTGGAAGACCAGGCGGATCCAGCCGGTCCACATCATGACGTCGGTCAGCTCGCTGCGCGCCTCCAGAGAG TGCACCGTGGAGAGCGGGTTCTCTGAGTTCCCGCGGCAGGTCATCCCCCTGAAGACGCTGAACGCCGTGGCCTCGGTTCCGGTCATGTACTCCTGGTCGCCGCTGCAGCAGAACTTCATG GTGGAGGACGAGACGGTGCTGCACAACATCCCCTACATGGGAGACGAGATCCTGGACCAGGACGGAACCTTCATAGAGGAACTCATCAAGAACTACGACGGCAAAGTCCATGGAGACCGAG aaTGTGGCTTCATCAACGACGAGATCTTCGTGGAGTTGGTCAACTCCATGGTTCAGTACAGCGACAACGAGGatgacgaggaggaggaagagcaggactTCAAGGTGGAGAAGATGGAGACGTGTGACGGCAAAGATCAGCCGGAGGACGGCAGCAACGACAGACATGTTGGCAACGAAG ATCGGAGCAACAGCGACGCCAACAAGAAGTTCCCGTCTGATAAGATCTTTGAAGCGATCTCCTCCATGTTCCCTGACAAAGGATCCACCGAGGAGCTGAAGGAAAA GTACAAGGAGCTGACGGAGCAGCAGCTTCCCGGCGCTCTCCCTCCTGAATGCACGCCGAACATCGACGGCCCAAACGCTCGCTCCGTCCAGCGGGAGCAGAGTCTGCACTCCTTCCACACGCTGTTCTGCCGCCGCTGCTTCAAATACGACTGCTTCCTCCACC CTTTCCACGCCACGCCAAACACCTACAAGCGTaagaacctggagaacctggTGAACACGAAGCCGTGTGGCGCCGAATGCTACATGTACCTGGTGCAG GACGGCATGGCGAGGGAATATCCGGCCGGCGCCGAGCGAGCCAAGACGCCGTCTAAACGCAGTTTGGGTCGGCGCCGCGGGCGACTGCCCAACAGCAGCAGCCGGCCCGGAACGCCCACCGTTTCCTCGGAAACCAAAGACACGGACAGCGACCGCGAGGGGAGCAAGGACGACGAGCGAGACAACGACAAGGACGACGAGGACAAGAAGGACGAGACGACCAGCAGCTCAG AGGGAAACTCTCGCTGCCAGACGCCGGTGAAGATGAAGCTGACCTGCGACCCGGAAGCCGTGGACTGGACCGGCGCCGAGGCGTCCCTCTTCCGGGTTCTGATCGGGACGTACTACGATAACTTCTGCGCCATCGCCCGCCTCATCGGCACCAAGACCTGCAGACAG GTTTACGAGTTCCGGGTCAAAGAGTCGGCCATCATCGCCCGGGCGCCGGCCGAGGACGAGGACACGCCCCCccggaagaagaagaggaagcaCCGGCTGTGGGCCACGCACTGCAGGAAGATCCAGCTGAAGAAAG ACGGGTCGTCCAATCACGTGTACAACTACCAGCCGTGTGACCATCCGCGGCAGCCCTGCGACTCGTCCTGCCCCTGCGTCACCGCGCAGAACTTCTGCGAGAAGTTCTGCCAGTGCAGCTCCGAGT GTCAGAACCGCTTCCCGGGTTGCCGGTGCAAAGCCCAGTGCAACACCAAGCAGTGCCCCTGCTACCTGGCGGTGCGGGAGTGCGACCCGGACCTGTGCCTGACCTGCGGCGCCGCCGACCACTGGGACAGCAAGAACGTGTCCTGCAAGAACTGCTCCATCCAGCGCGGCGCCAAGAAG CACCTGCTGCTGGCGCCGTCCGACGTGGCCGGGTGGGGAATCTTCATCAAGGAGCCGGTCCAGAAGAACGAGTTCATCTCCGAGTACTGTGGAGAG aTCATCTCTCAGGACGAAGCCGACCGCCGAGGGAAGGTTTACGATAAATACATGTGCAGCTTCCTCTTCAACCTCAACAACG ACTTTGTTGTCGACGCCACGAGGAAAGGCAACAAGATCCGCTTCGCCAATCACTCCGTAAACCCAAACTGCTATGCAAAAG TGATGATGGTCAACGGGGATCACAGGATCGGGATCTTCGCCAAGAGAGCCATCCAGACCGGAGAGGAGCTGTTCTTTGACTACAG GTACAGCCAGGCCGACGCCCTGAAGTACGTCGGCATCGAGCGCGAGATGGAGATTGCCTGA